In Panicum virgatum strain AP13 chromosome 5K, P.virgatum_v5, whole genome shotgun sequence, the genomic window CTGCGATTCCGGCCGTGTGTATCTGGCGTCGAGATGCAGCGCACCCTGCGCTGGATTTGATGTTTCGAgctggcgcgggcggcgagcctGAAGAAACGAGGAAACGGTTTCGATGCCTTGCTTTTGCTTGCTTGTGCAGTCCTGTGGTGTTCCCTTGCTGTTTTCTTTCTTGCTTGGTGGGTGCTCTGCTGGTTTGGGATGAGAGCGAAACTTAGTTATCCGCACTCGTGTTACTTTAAATTCATTTTCTAAATGGAATATTTTTGTCTGCTCATCAAAATTTTCTTCTTTATATCAAGTTTCACTGCACTCATTCATTCTCTATATCTCCACTCTTTATCAACTACCACCGAGTGGGGCCCATGTGTCAAAATTCTTCTTGTTTTTTTACCcccgccctccctcccctctctctctccctcggcctctctccctgctccctccccaTACCACGGCCATGggcgcccctgctccctcctccggcctcagCTCCGAGCCGCCGCGgcctctcccctcctccctcgccgcgccgcctcggtcctcctcctcctccctcgcagcGGAGGCCTGTGGCGCGgaggcgccccgccgccggccggatccgcgcgcgggcggcgttgCCCCGCCCGCGGCAACGCCCCTGCCGGCGGATCGAGCGGAGcaagggccatggcggcggcgacctccagGGCGCTTGGACTGGTCCCTCTGCCAGTCTTCGTCCTTGCTGGCGGCCTCCTTTCGCCGATGCATCGGTCCGCCCTCCCTCCCAGATCCGGCTCTCCCGTCGTGGGTGGAGGCTCGGTCATCGTGGGCCTCGCACAgagcggcgagccgcgccgcccctccccggcTCGCTgcccctccccacctcgagcTGGCCCGCGCGCTAgcaccggcggcgcggaggaggtgcggaggacggcggcgtcaaggaggcggcggcgggcctccctctgcacgcggcggccgcggcccctgCTCGGCCGGGCGCGCGCGAGGCGAAGGTGGAGGCGACCGGACAAGCGCCGTTGCGGCGTTGGGCTCGgggccctccctcctcccgcccccTCCCATGGCGCGTGGCCTCCAAGCTTCAGCTGCGTGGCCATGGCGCCGAGCTGCAgtggcgccgcggccggccagCGGCCCCGACGGGGTGGAGCGGTGGCGAGGCGCCCGCTCCCTGCTCGAGCTCGCTGCGACCACGCGCCCCCTATTCCGGCTCGAGCTCCGGCACGACACGCAGGATGGCGAGGAGGCGCGGGGGAGGCGCGCACACGGCACGGCGTCGCCCGCGTCCTCTCCCTCCCGTCCCTGTCCAGCGGCGGGAGTCGCGGgacggccatggcgaggcggaggcgcacggCGGTCCCATGGAGcctcggcgggcggcgagctcggcggagctcgagctcgcggaggccatggcgcgcgccgccccttcctcttccctcctccctccctctccctctccccctcctcgCCGACGGTGGGTGCGATGGTGCGCGGGTCGCGGGCCCCACACCACGTCGGTGCTTCCAGTTCCTTCTCCAAGATCGCTCGATTTGGCGCGTGGAGCTCGATACTGAACAATACATATCCTTTTACAGATGACCGCTGCAGCTATTTTTGCGCTAAATCCAAACGCAAAACGGGGTAGCGCGTGGGATAGAGATCCCATTGCGGGCAGCCTTAGCTACTGGATATAACAGAACGCCGACGTtcgccttgttcggctggctggctggctgatttcgcgtgagaggaaaatactgttggctggctggttggctggtggctgggctgattttgcgtgagagaaaaatactgttgtggCTGGCTGAATCCGGCTGAATccgccagccgaacaaggcggTTATCTCACAGGGAACGTGTTGGCGCGTTTTAAACAATTTAATTTGTAGTAACGTTGCAAACATTCATCAGGTCATGTCAACCGCGCTCGTCTCATGCAAGGTCCCACTGACCGCGAGGATCGAGCTGCCAACACCTTCGGCCAGCTTGCCGAACCAGGCTGATTTGCTCCACCGGTTTCTCCACACCACCTTTATGCAATAGCTCTACCACTCATTGTTTCTGAGTTCTCTACTTTTCCAATCACCTTTTCATGTGTGTTTTAATCAGTTGGAAATACCAATTTCCTTGACCGAGTGTACCTAGCGGTATGGTTTCATAGCTTGAAGATTTACAAGGTTAGAGGGGATTTAATTTTGTAGTTTGTAGAGTACCGCGACCGCGACCGGAGGTAATGGTGGGATGTTTGAGATAAAATTTTAGCTAGCTACAATGTGTTGAAGTGAGGCGCAAAATTCTTGCTTGGTAATGATTATTGCCGTATAATCTAGGGAGTGTGAGAATTAGATTGAGTTTTGTAAGATTACCAAGCAAATGATTCATAGCGTAACCATCGAAGACGCTTGTCCTATCCCGAATCTATCCACCACGAGCTctataatcttttttttttagcacAAGATGTCAAGAACAGAACTATTGCTCTCTCCCATGATCAAACATACACACAGGCGCATAGCATCCGGTTGAGTGTCCCTCGACCACTCAGGCGCTTACATGGAACTTCCTCTGGTCGAGGGTCCATTTCCGGATGATTAGTCTAAAAGCTGTACCAAACAGTCCTCAGTTGGAATAATCAAACAGTAGACGCCACTTGACGATGAAAGGAAAACAACTCGGCCGGATGGGGCTcgccgtggcgcggcgtggcgtggcgtcaACAGAAAAAAGCGTgggggaagaagaaagaaaaactgATCCAGAAGGAGAGCCaggcaggcgccgccgccgccgccgccgccgggcgggtagagagagagggagaggggggcgTAGCGCCGGGCCTAGATCACAGGCCGCAAAACAGCTTCCCGTAAACCAGCGATATTTCCTGGCGCGGGGCCCaccacccctcctcctccttccccttcctcgccTCGCTTCCCCCTTTTGCTTTCCTCTCCTCTCATATATTCCCCTTTCCCCCAAAATCTAATAAAATCCCCCACCCAAAACCCACGCAGGAGGAGCCAGCGCAGCCGTAGCAGCAAAccgcccgccccctcctccccccgCCCGCCGCTTCGCCCCCATGGAGCCggtgccgccggcgacggccgccgGCATGGGGGGCCCCGGGCCCGGGCCCGGGTACCCCGAGTCCACGGAGTCCTCCCCCCGCAGCCGCGGCGGGGACTCGTGGGACGAGCCCTTCCCGtcctccgcggcggccgcggccgccgcggccggcggcgggggccggctCCGCCTGATGTGCAGCTTCGGGGGCCGGATCGTCCCGCGCCCGACGGACAAGTCCCTCTGCTACCTGGGTGGGGAGACCCGGATCGTGGCCGTCGACCGCCACGCCTCGCTCGCCGACGTCCACGCGCGCCTCTCGCGGTCGCTGCTCGGGGGCCAGCCCTTCACGCTCAAGTACCAGCTCCCCAACGAGGACCTCGACTCGCTCATCTCCGTCTCCACCGACGAGGACCTCGACAACCTCGTCGACGAGTACGACCGcatcgccgcctcctcctccggcggcggatCCTCGCGCACCTCGCGGATCCGGCTATTCCTCTTCCCCGCCAAGCccgagtcctcctcctccctcggttCCCTCCTCGACGACTCCTCCAAGTCCGAGAACTGGTTCGTCGACGCCCTCAACAGCGCCATCTCCGGCTCCCTCGACGGCATCCCCAGGGGGATCTCCACCGACTCCGCCTCCGTCAACTGCCTCCTCGGCCTCGAGGACGACTCCTCCGTGCACTCCCGCACCGGGGTGCCCAACTCGGCTCCCTCCGAGGACCACCGCGCCACCCAGCAGaagctcccggccgccgccgtcgccgccggcaggcACCTGCACGACGTCCAGTCCGTGCCGGACTCGCCGATGCTGGATAAGAACTCGTCCTTCGGCTCCACCTCCTCGGCGCCGTCGCTATCGAATCTGCCGCCTATACGCGTCCGGCCGGAGGACCGCCCGCAGGACGCCCGCGTCATGCCACCTGCTACCGTGGAGGACCACTTCGCGCAGATGGGGATCTCCGAGCAGCAGCTGCCGCCTGCTGTGGCCTACATGCAACCGCCAGCGCAGGTGCCGATCCCTGCCATGGGCGTTCCAGTTGCCAGCCCCTCTGAGGCGTCCAGCCGAGTGTTCTCCGATGATGATAAGTCTGATCATGGTGGCGGAAGTCGGAAGCCACAACCTCCAAAGCAGGAGGTTCCACCCGTTGCTGATCCTACCAATAGGTAGTTTGTTTATATCTTGACCTACTTTTACATACATATTACTATGCTTtgattatcttctttggtaggAGAAATATTGGTTTGATTATTAGTTAGGATGAACCTTACGCGGACCATGCGTTTTATCAATTTTTCAGGGCTGTCTACTACAACGATAGGTCTCCACCAGCGGAACACAAACGAGATATGCCGGTGGGAACTGAAGCTGCCAGCTACCGCCTCCCGGTATCAGCTCcggatgctgctgctgccgccgcagctgccgcAGCAACACAGCCCCCACCTGGATATGTCTTCGCCCAGATGCATGCGCCtccgccacagcagcagcagccaccaccGCAGCCACCGCAACAACCACAGCAGCCAGCTCCACAACAGATTGTTACTGCTGGAAATCAGCATTTCATCCACAACCCAGCCACTGGGACCTTCATTCCAATCCAGTCATATTACCACCATCCTGTCCCTCAGCAGGCACCCCAGCCTGTGCCGCGGCCACAACAGGCACCTGCATTTGACCCGAACACCGGGATGTATTACATTCCAATGCAGCAGAATGCACCTCAGGCATATAGCATGCCTCCGGGTGCACAAGTCTCCTTGCCACCACCGACCCTTGTTGACACAACGCCGAAGCCAACTGTTCCGATTCCTCAGATGGCTGTGAAGCCTGAACTGCAGCAGCAACCTGGTGTGTACCgaacagcagccgccgccgcacctggaCCTGCGCGCAATGCCGCACCAGGATATACCGGAGTGGGATACCACCATGTTATTCAATCTCACCACCACCCTGCTCAGCAACCTGTTGCGAACATGGCAGGCAACTATGGATACGAGTATGCTGATCCGAATCGACCACAAGTCTACTACTCGCAGGCAGCAGCACCACCAACATTGCCACCTCAGTATCAGCCCATTGTCTCACCTGATGCTGGTCAGGGTGAAAAACATTAAGCAGAACGGCGCTTCATAGCTTGAGGATGAGGATTG contains:
- the LOC120706051 gene encoding extensin-like, which translates into the protein MEPVPPATAAGMGGPGPGPGYPESTESSPRSRGGDSWDEPFPSSAAAAAAAAGGGGRLRLMCSFGGRIVPRPTDKSLCYLGGETRIVAVDRHASLADVHARLSRSLLGGQPFTLKYQLPNEDLDSLISVSTDEDLDNLVDEYDRIAASSSGGGSSRTSRIRLFLFPAKPESSSSLGSLLDDSSKSENWFVDALNSAISGSLDGIPRGISTDSASVNCLLGLEDDSSVHSRTGVPNSAPSEDHRATQQKLPAAAVAAGRHLHDVQSVPDSPMLDKNSSFGSTSSAPSLSNLPPIRVRPEDRPQDARVMPPATVEDHFAQMGISEQQLPPAVAYMQPPAQVPIPAMGVPVASPSEASSRVFSDDDKSDHGGGSRKPQPPKQEVPPVADPTNRAVYYNDRSPPAEHKRDMPVGTEAASYRLPVSAPDAAAAAAAAAATQPPPGYVFAQMHAPPPQQQQPPPQPPQQPQQPAPQQIVTAGNQHFIHNPATGTFIPIQSYYHHPVPQQAPQPVPRPQQAPAFDPNTGMYYIPMQQNAPQAYSMPPGAQVSLPPPTLVDTTPKPTVPIPQMAVKPELQQQPGVYRTAAAAAPGPARNAAPGYTGVGYHHVIQSHHHPAQQPVANMAGNYGYEYADPNRPQVYYSQAAAPPTLPPQYQPIVSPDAGQGEKH